Proteins from a genomic interval of Streptomyces sp. Tu6071:
- a CDS encoding DinB family protein, producing the protein MTRIDDMPSAWDERTQLTTFLDYARDTARAKCEGVSPEHARTAPLPGSPLMTMSGVINHLRWVEYYWFQVILLGEEDEGPWTDEDPDREMRIAVDSPLPRLLAAYADQSARYRELVARTPLDKQAQRPTRDGRHTDLRWILLHLTEETARHNGHLDILRELLDGTKGQ; encoded by the coding sequence ATGACAAGAATCGATGACATGCCGTCCGCGTGGGACGAGCGCACGCAGCTCACCACGTTCCTCGACTACGCGCGCGACACGGCCCGCGCCAAGTGCGAGGGCGTCTCCCCGGAGCACGCCCGCACGGCCCCCCTGCCCGGATCCCCGCTGATGACGATGAGCGGGGTGATCAACCACCTCCGGTGGGTCGAGTACTACTGGTTCCAGGTGATCCTGCTCGGCGAGGAGGACGAGGGCCCCTGGACCGACGAGGACCCCGACCGCGAGATGCGCATAGCCGTCGACTCCCCGCTCCCGCGGCTGCTCGCCGCCTACGCGGACCAGAGCGCCCGCTACCGCGAACTGGTCGCGCGCACCCCCCTGGACAAGCAGGCCCAACGCCCCACCCGCGACGGCCGCCACACCGACCTGCGCTGGATACTCCTGCACCTCACGGAGGAAACAGCCCGCCACAACGGCCACTTGGACATCCTGCGGGAACTGCTGGACGGGACGAAGGGGCAGTAG
- a CDS encoding DUF6099 family protein, with product MDATRLAVVTAAALGAARTETEVVREAWQAQALARAVGGVLAATGPPAQRAEARRLHGTGDTGAPPCVRPRASRLTSVADPPRALDALEALLEEAAHALIPLAATAAESGTYADCMETIEALGNSRDAVGVLRGLWEEPAEEAARGKPVDTWRGDPGGCAR from the coding sequence ATGGACGCGACACGGCTCGCGGTGGTGACGGCGGCGGCACTGGGCGCGGCACGCACCGAGACGGAGGTGGTACGGGAGGCGTGGCAGGCCCAGGCCCTGGCACGCGCGGTCGGCGGCGTCCTCGCGGCGACGGGCCCGCCTGCCCAGCGCGCCGAGGCCCGCAGGCTCCACGGGACGGGCGACACGGGTGCCCCGCCGTGCGTCCGGCCCCGCGCGAGCCGCCTCACGTCGGTCGCCGACCCGCCGCGCGCCCTCGACGCCCTGGAAGCGCTCCTCGAAGAGGCGGCCCACGCGCTGATCCCCCTCGCCGCGACGGCGGCGGAGAGCGGCACGTACGCGGACTGCATGGAAACGATCGAAGCGCTGGGCAACAGCCGGGACGCGGTCGGGGTGTTGCGGGGGCTGTGGGAGGAACCGGCGGAAGAGGCCGCGCGCGGAAAACCGGTCGACACCTGGAGAGGCGATCCGGGAGGCTGCGCGCGATGA
- a CDS encoding nucleotide pyrophosphohydrolase has product MTSQTPPPGAPETAWDTALQELRARLTAFAAARDWEQYHTPKNLAAALSVETSELLEIFQWLTPEQSAAVLDDPATGFRVHDEVADVLAYLLQFCHVLGIDPVRALHAKIDRNEERFPVEESG; this is encoded by the coding sequence GTGACGAGTCAGACACCCCCGCCCGGGGCACCGGAAACCGCCTGGGACACGGCCCTTCAGGAGTTGCGCGCGCGCCTCACCGCCTTCGCCGCCGCCCGCGACTGGGAGCAGTACCACACACCGAAGAACCTCGCGGCGGCGCTCAGCGTGGAGACCTCGGAGCTCCTGGAGATCTTCCAGTGGCTGACCCCCGAGCAGTCGGCAGCCGTCCTGGACGATCCGGCGACCGGCTTCCGTGTCCACGACGAAGTCGCCGACGTCCTCGCCTACCTCCTCCAGTTCTGCCACGTCCTGGGCATCGACCCGGTGCGGGCCCTGCACGCGAAGATCGACAGGAACGAGGAGAGGTTTCCCGTGGAGGAGAGCGGCTGA
- a CDS encoding cell division protein SepF → MNSHDVTDEQWEGLAQVVPLRSSDAWPSWPGHSALPDAEAASRRRFVVLRVNVFADAREVAETLMAQIPVLLDLSGAESETAKRVLDFSSGVVFGLGSGMHRVDRNVFLLAPPGTEVQSLVEGVRGTGTIG, encoded by the coding sequence GTGAACAGCCACGACGTCACTGATGAGCAGTGGGAAGGGCTCGCCCAGGTCGTACCGCTGCGCAGCAGCGACGCCTGGCCGTCCTGGCCGGGACACAGCGCGCTCCCGGACGCGGAGGCCGCCTCGCGCCGGCGCTTCGTCGTCCTGCGCGTGAACGTGTTCGCGGACGCGCGGGAGGTCGCCGAGACGCTCATGGCGCAGATCCCCGTGCTGCTCGACCTCAGCGGCGCCGAGAGCGAGACCGCCAAGCGCGTGCTCGACTTCAGCAGCGGCGTGGTCTTCGGGCTCGGCAGCGGCATGCATCGCGTCGACCGCAACGTCTTCCTGCTCGCCCCTCCCGGCACCGAGGTGCAGAGCCTGGTGGAGGGCGTGCGGGGCACGGGAACGATCGGCTGA
- a CDS encoding SigB/SigF/SigG family RNA polymerase sigma factor, translated as MTISTHSTGTSGPAAAEADAAGLPWIEDAGKIAPTDARELSRLFFDQLVVLEEGTHAYQYARNTLIEMNQSLVRFAARRFRNRGNGDMEDILQVGTIGLIKAIDRFDLTREAEFTSFAIPYIVGEIKRYFRDSTWAVHVPRRLQELRVDLARAKERLAVELDRDPGVKELAAELNISEEEVIDGLIAANGYMSDSLDLPADSSTSGKPDQKTATTYADFLGDWDPAMELVENFTALRPLLGTLDDRERYLLELRFGQELTQAQIGAELGVSQMHVSRLLSRTLGKLREGLLSEG; from the coding sequence GTGACGATCTCCACGCACAGCACGGGCACGTCCGGCCCGGCGGCGGCCGAGGCGGACGCCGCCGGACTGCCCTGGATAGAGGACGCGGGGAAGATCGCCCCGACGGACGCCCGCGAACTCTCGCGCCTCTTCTTCGACCAGCTCGTCGTCCTCGAAGAGGGCACGCACGCCTACCAGTACGCGCGCAACACGCTCATCGAGATGAACCAGTCCCTCGTGCGCTTCGCCGCCCGCCGCTTCCGCAACCGCGGCAACGGCGACATGGAGGACATCCTCCAGGTCGGCACGATCGGCCTCATCAAGGCGATCGACCGCTTCGACCTCACGCGCGAGGCCGAGTTCACCTCCTTCGCGATCCCGTACATCGTCGGCGAGATCAAGCGGTACTTCCGCGACAGCACGTGGGCGGTGCACGTCCCCCGGCGGCTCCAGGAACTGCGCGTCGATCTCGCGCGGGCCAAGGAACGCCTCGCGGTCGAGCTGGACCGCGACCCGGGGGTCAAGGAGCTGGCGGCCGAGCTGAACATCAGCGAGGAGGAGGTCATCGACGGGCTCATCGCGGCGAACGGCTACATGTCCGACTCGCTCGACCTGCCCGCCGACAGCAGCACGAGCGGCAAGCCGGACCAGAAGACCGCGACGACCTACGCCGACTTCCTCGGCGACTGGGACCCGGCGATGGAGCTGGTCGAGAACTTCACGGCGCTGCGCCCGCTCCTCGGCACGCTCGACGATCGCGAGCGGTACCTGCTCGAACTGCGCTTCGGGCAGGAGCTGACCCAGGCACAGATCGGGGCCGAGCTGGGCGTGTCCCAGATGCACGTCTCGCGGCTGCTGAGCCGGACACTGGGGAAGCTGCGGGAAGGGTTGCTGTCGGAGGGCTGA
- a CDS encoding glycoside hydrolase family 64 protein: protein MPAAARTRTPGAPRASRTRSRGAGRPLAAGAALLAAAFCGLATAPQAGAATAPAPVAAAAPGEAPPDSFWGDTSAFPAPNNVVTVAVLNRTNGQYPDSEVYWSFNGETHSIAEQPYVDMPANSAGRMYFYLGSPDSKYQDFIEFTVGDNVFNGNTTRVDAFGLKLAMRLHAEDGYDVQVGEDYDTFQQSREQTFQEFKDEVPTEFKGLADDATRIPAPGSSPDFREGGKYADYFTAYAQSQGVNAPTSDITGCAGVLANDPGKCSALNRHVAQLPEDQWSTPDLYYKDSPANYYAKFWHDHGINHLAYGFPYDDFAGQSSFVSHQDPQWLAVAVGW from the coding sequence ATGCCCGCAGCAGCCCGTACCCGTACCCCCGGCGCCCCGCGCGCCTCCCGCACCCGCAGTCGCGGAGCGGGACGTCCGCTCGCCGCGGGGGCCGCGCTCCTCGCCGCCGCCTTCTGCGGCCTCGCGACCGCCCCGCAGGCCGGAGCGGCAACCGCTCCCGCACCCGTCGCCGCCGCCGCGCCGGGCGAGGCCCCGCCCGACTCCTTCTGGGGCGACACCTCCGCCTTCCCCGCGCCGAACAACGTCGTCACGGTCGCGGTCCTCAACCGCACCAACGGCCAGTACCCCGACAGCGAGGTCTACTGGAGCTTCAACGGCGAGACGCACTCCATCGCCGAACAGCCCTACGTCGACATGCCGGCGAACTCGGCGGGCCGCATGTACTTCTACCTCGGCTCGCCCGACAGCAAGTACCAGGACTTCATCGAGTTCACCGTCGGCGACAACGTCTTCAACGGCAACACGACCCGCGTCGACGCCTTCGGCCTCAAGCTCGCGATGCGCCTGCACGCCGAGGACGGCTACGACGTCCAGGTCGGCGAGGACTACGACACCTTCCAGCAGTCCCGCGAGCAGACCTTCCAGGAGTTCAAGGACGAGGTCCCCACCGAGTTCAAGGGCCTCGCCGACGACGCCACGCGCATCCCGGCCCCCGGCAGCTCGCCCGACTTCCGCGAGGGCGGCAAGTACGCGGACTACTTCACCGCCTACGCCCAGTCGCAGGGCGTCAACGCGCCCACCTCCGACATCACGGGCTGCGCGGGCGTGCTCGCCAACGACCCGGGCAAGTGCTCGGCGCTCAACCGCCACGTCGCGCAGCTCCCCGAGGACCAGTGGTCCACGCCGGACCTCTACTACAAGGACAGCCCGGCGAACTACTACGCGAAGTTCTGGCACGACCACGGCATCAACCACCTCGCGTACGGCTTCCCGTACGACGACTTCGCGGGCCAGTCGTCCTTCGTCTCGCACCAGGACCCGCAGTGGCTCGCGGTGGCCGTGGGGTGGTGA
- a CDS encoding ParB/Srx family N-terminal domain-containing protein, which yields MSTVTPPRTPRRLGAGLVATAALGALLAAAPQASAASPAPAARPGDLLTVRLDQLLPTQPSVGKDQIFYKLGRYGSRKDEQAGDVNKRFDDWCETNGQGEAEKVPSGARLADPTSFTCEIPLGKETDESRAAMKTVVIGPGGSLYLTDGHHSLTSFWEAADGGPETPIRLRVQADYSGLSQSAFWDEMRAHHWVWLRDEHGAPITTDELPTRLGLSRFHDDPYRSLVYFTRDIGYTAPEDAAEYLEFLWGGWLRERLDLGAYDLDDPASYLRAVRDASELMVATDPDEVIADGRTAAELGRLDEWNDGKKAEKGEFGKLSQPLSAEKPGKLAFALDYRSRVVAPPRCTTTLRGPRTGPLVVDSGVTCLDNTRQTGPVVVRAGASLVALGSELTGPVQAVGARNVHVCGTTIDGPLSVVGSGLRTEGPGCSANSFAGPVQLVANTRG from the coding sequence GTGTCCACCGTCACCCCGCCCCGTACCCCCCGCCGCCTCGGCGCGGGCCTCGTCGCCACCGCCGCGCTCGGCGCGCTCCTCGCCGCCGCGCCGCAGGCGAGCGCGGCGAGCCCGGCGCCCGCCGCGCGCCCCGGCGACCTCCTCACCGTCCGCCTCGACCAGCTCCTCCCGACCCAGCCGTCCGTCGGGAAGGACCAGATCTTCTACAAGCTCGGCCGGTACGGCAGCCGGAAGGACGAGCAGGCCGGGGACGTCAACAAGCGCTTCGACGACTGGTGCGAGACCAACGGCCAGGGCGAGGCCGAGAAGGTCCCCTCGGGCGCGCGGCTCGCCGACCCGACGAGCTTCACGTGCGAGATCCCGCTCGGCAAGGAGACCGACGAGAGCCGTGCCGCGATGAAGACCGTCGTCATCGGCCCCGGCGGCAGCCTCTACCTCACCGACGGCCACCACAGCCTGACCTCCTTCTGGGAGGCCGCGGACGGCGGCCCGGAGACTCCCATCAGGCTGCGCGTCCAGGCCGATTACAGCGGCCTGAGCCAGAGCGCCTTCTGGGACGAGATGCGCGCCCACCACTGGGTCTGGCTCCGCGACGAGCACGGCGCCCCCATCACGACGGACGAACTCCCCACCCGCCTCGGCCTCTCCCGCTTCCACGACGACCCCTACCGCTCCCTCGTCTACTTCACGCGCGACATCGGCTACACCGCGCCCGAGGACGCCGCCGAGTACCTGGAGTTCCTGTGGGGCGGCTGGCTGCGCGAGCGGCTCGACCTCGGCGCGTACGACCTCGACGACCCGGCCTCGTACCTCCGGGCGGTGCGCGACGCCTCCGAGCTGATGGTCGCCACCGACCCGGACGAGGTCATCGCGGACGGACGCACCGCCGCCGAACTCGGCCGCCTCGACGAGTGGAACGACGGCAAGAAGGCCGAGAAGGGCGAGTTCGGCAAGCTCTCGCAGCCGCTCAGCGCCGAGAAGCCCGGCAAGCTCGCCTTCGCGCTCGACTACCGCTCCCGCGTCGTCGCCCCGCCCCGCTGCACCACCACGCTGCGCGGCCCCCGCACGGGCCCGCTCGTCGTCGACTCCGGCGTCACGTGCCTCGACAACACGCGCCAGACCGGCCCCGTCGTCGTACGCGCCGGAGCGTCGCTCGTCGCGCTCGGGTCCGAACTCACCGGCCCCGTCCAGGCCGTGGGCGCGCGGAACGTCCACGTCTGCGGCACGACCATCGACGGACCGCTCTCCGTCGTCGGCTCCGGGCTCCGCACCGAGGGTCCCGGCTGCTCCGCCAACTCCTTCGCCGGACCTGTCCAGTTGGTGGCGAACACACGCGGCTGA
- a CDS encoding glycosyl hydrolase family 28-related protein, translated as MTHTTPRSPHGGRHRARCLLAAAPVAALLVGGLLPAGSATAAPPATPAPDRVAAAAQGAQVPYTEYELEDGDYQGTLLTADAKRTFGHTDFATESSGRSSVRLEKSGDYAGFTSTVPTNSLVLRDSIPDAPGGGGQEATLSLYADGQFVRKLDLSSRHSWLYGNTDDPEGLTNTPGGDARRLFDESHTLLDKSYPAGTKFQLKKDDGDDAAYYVVDLVDLEQVAPPAEKPAACTSITEYGAVPDDGKDDTEALQAAVTADQNGDIDCVWIPAGQWRQEQKILTKDPEHRGEYNQVGIKNVKIVGAGMWHSQLYTLTEPQDAGGINHPHEGNFGFDIDDNTQISDLAIFGSGRIRGGDGNAEGGVGLNGRFGKNTKISNVWIEHANVGVWVGRDYSNIPELWNPADGLAFTGMRVRDTYADGINFTNGTSNSSVTDSSFRTTGDDSLAVWASRYVKDPATDIGHDNTFADNTVQLPWRANGLAIYGGYGNSIENNLVSDTMNYPGIMLATDHDPLPFSGETLISGNSLHRTGGAFWGEAQEFGAITVFPASQDIPGVVIKDTDIHDSTYDGIQFKSGGGAVPGAKISDVTIEKSNNGSGILAMGGARGDASLTDVTISGSRDGDVLVEPGSQFTITGGPQAAR; from the coding sequence ATGACCCACACGACACCCCGGTCCCCGCACGGCGGGCGCCACCGGGCCAGATGCCTGCTCGCCGCGGCGCCCGTCGCGGCCCTCCTCGTCGGCGGGCTGCTGCCCGCCGGCTCCGCGACGGCCGCCCCACCGGCCACCCCGGCCCCGGACCGCGTCGCGGCGGCGGCCCAGGGCGCCCAGGTCCCGTACACGGAGTACGAACTGGAGGACGGCGACTACCAGGGCACCCTGCTCACCGCCGACGCGAAACGGACGTTCGGGCATACCGACTTCGCGACCGAGTCGAGCGGTCGCAGCTCCGTGCGCCTGGAGAAGAGCGGCGACTACGCGGGCTTCACCTCCACCGTGCCCACCAACTCCCTCGTCCTGCGCGACTCCATCCCCGACGCCCCCGGCGGCGGCGGCCAGGAGGCGACGCTGAGCCTGTACGCGGACGGGCAGTTCGTGCGGAAGCTCGACCTGTCCTCGCGGCACTCGTGGCTGTACGGGAACACCGACGACCCTGAGGGCCTCACGAACACCCCGGGCGGCGACGCGCGGCGGCTCTTCGACGAGAGCCACACACTCCTCGACAAGAGCTACCCGGCGGGCACGAAGTTCCAGCTCAAGAAGGACGACGGGGACGACGCCGCGTACTACGTCGTGGACCTCGTCGACCTGGAGCAGGTCGCCCCGCCCGCCGAGAAGCCCGCCGCGTGCACCTCGATCACCGAGTACGGCGCCGTGCCCGACGACGGGAAGGACGACACCGAGGCCCTCCAGGCCGCCGTCACCGCCGACCAGAACGGCGACATCGACTGCGTCTGGATACCGGCCGGCCAGTGGCGCCAGGAGCAGAAGATCCTCACGAAGGACCCCGAGCACCGCGGCGAGTACAACCAGGTCGGCATCAAGAACGTGAAGATCGTGGGCGCCGGGATGTGGCACTCGCAGCTCTACACGCTCACCGAGCCGCAGGACGCGGGCGGCATCAACCACCCGCACGAGGGCAACTTCGGCTTCGACATCGACGACAACACGCAGATCTCCGACCTCGCCATCTTCGGCTCGGGGCGCATCCGGGGCGGCGACGGCAACGCCGAGGGCGGCGTCGGGCTCAACGGCCGCTTCGGCAAGAACACGAAGATCTCGAACGTGTGGATCGAGCACGCGAACGTCGGCGTGTGGGTCGGCCGCGACTACTCCAACATCCCCGAGCTGTGGAACCCGGCGGACGGGCTCGCGTTCACCGGGATGCGCGTCCGCGACACGTACGCGGACGGCATCAACTTCACCAACGGCACGAGCAATTCGAGCGTCACCGACTCCTCGTTCCGTACCACGGGCGACGACTCGCTCGCCGTCTGGGCCAGCCGCTACGTGAAGGACCCGGCCACCGACATCGGCCACGACAACACCTTCGCCGACAACACCGTCCAACTGCCCTGGCGTGCCAACGGGCTCGCGATCTACGGCGGTTACGGCAACAGCATCGAGAACAACCTCGTCTCCGACACGATGAACTACCCCGGCATCATGCTCGCCACCGACCACGACCCGCTGCCCTTCTCCGGCGAGACCCTCATCTCGGGCAACAGCCTCCACCGCACCGGCGGCGCCTTCTGGGGCGAGGCGCAGGAGTTCGGCGCGATCACGGTCTTTCCCGCGAGCCAGGACATCCCGGGCGTGGTCATCAAGGACACCGACATCCACGACTCCACCTACGACGGCATCCAGTTCAAGTCCGGCGGCGGCGCGGTGCCCGGCGCGAAGATCAGCGACGTGACGATCGAGAAGTCCAACAACGGCTCCGGCATCCTCGCCATGGGCGGGGCGCGCGGCGACGCGAGCCTCACGGACGTGACCATCAGCGGCTCGCGCGACGGGGACGTACTCGTCGAGCCCGGCTCGCAGTTCACGATCACCGGGGGGCCGCAAGCCGCCAGGTGA
- the htpX gene encoding zinc metalloprotease HtpX: MARSRSRYAPDQGLTVRMVTTMFLIGLLYVVLVGVLLAVLHGAWPIILIAVGALFVAQFWFSDRIAAFGMGAREVSPEQAPELHGVVDRICALADLRKPRVAIADSDVPNAFATGRNERSALVCVTTGLLRRLEPEELEGVLAHEMSHVAHRDVFVMTIASFLGVLAGLITRMALWSGLTRGGNRNDPVGVALLLIPLVSAAVYTIGFLLTRLLSRYRELSADRAAALLTGRPSALASALTKVSGQMSRIPTRDLRQAEPYNAFFFVPAFSSKESLGRLLSSHPTLQQRLDQLSRISAQLSR; the protein is encoded by the coding sequence ATGGCCCGCAGTCGTTCACGCTACGCACCCGACCAGGGGCTCACCGTGCGCATGGTGACCACGATGTTCCTCATCGGTCTGCTCTATGTCGTCCTCGTGGGCGTCCTGCTCGCGGTGTTGCACGGGGCCTGGCCGATCATCCTGATCGCGGTCGGCGCGCTCTTCGTCGCGCAGTTCTGGTTCAGCGACCGCATCGCCGCCTTCGGTATGGGCGCGCGCGAGGTGAGCCCGGAGCAGGCCCCCGAACTGCACGGCGTCGTCGACCGGATCTGCGCCCTGGCCGATCTGCGGAAACCACGCGTCGCGATCGCCGACAGCGACGTCCCCAACGCCTTCGCGACCGGCCGCAACGAACGCTCGGCGCTCGTGTGCGTCACGACCGGGCTCCTCAGACGCCTGGAGCCCGAGGAACTGGAGGGCGTGCTCGCGCACGAGATGTCGCACGTGGCGCACCGTGACGTCTTCGTCATGACGATCGCCTCCTTCCTCGGCGTGCTCGCCGGGCTCATCACCCGGATGGCCCTGTGGAGCGGCCTCACCCGCGGCGGGAACAGGAACGACCCCGTGGGCGTGGCCCTGCTCCTGATTCCGCTGGTCAGCGCGGCCGTCTACACGATCGGCTTCCTCCTGACCCGCCTCCTGTCGCGGTACCGGGAGCTGTCCGCCGACCGCGCCGCGGCCCTCCTCACCGGGCGGCCGTCCGCGCTCGCGTCGGCGCTGACGAAGGTGAGCGGGCAGATGTCGCGCATCCCGACGCGGGACCTGCGCCAGGCGGAGCCGTACAACGCCTTCTTCTTCGTGCCCGCCTTCTCCTCGAAGGAGAGCCTCGGCCGTCTGCTCTCCTCGCACCCGACGCTCCAGCAGCGCCTGGACCAGCTCTCCCGCATCTCGGCCCAGCTCTCCCGCTGA
- the pspAB gene encoding PspA-associated protein PspAB, which yields MGFLDALLGRSKPVRPDLDQLFAVPSAALTLQAATGFRPTGQGSVCFAAAEGASFARVRDDVRALLDADTERGGVPVEFSRDAYGYTWLLATQPPEDLSGLVTDLHAVNTLLEEGGFGPQLLCSLLAFQDEHGRALGLVYLYKRGSFYPFAPLPGEREKRDNQLELEVRAALGADLRVEEDLSRWFPVWGAPGL from the coding sequence GTGGGTTTCCTCGACGCGCTGCTCGGCCGCTCGAAGCCGGTCCGCCCCGATCTCGACCAGCTCTTCGCCGTTCCCTCGGCGGCGCTCACCCTCCAGGCGGCGACCGGCTTCCGGCCGACGGGACAGGGCTCGGTGTGCTTCGCCGCCGCCGAGGGGGCGTCCTTCGCCCGGGTGCGGGACGACGTACGGGCACTCCTCGACGCCGATACGGAGCGGGGCGGCGTCCCCGTCGAGTTCAGCCGCGACGCGTACGGCTACACGTGGCTGCTCGCGACCCAGCCGCCCGAGGACCTGAGCGGCCTCGTCACCGACCTGCACGCGGTGAACACACTGCTGGAGGAGGGCGGTTTCGGCCCCCAGCTCCTCTGCTCGCTCCTCGCCTTCCAGGACGAGCACGGCCGCGCCCTGGGCCTCGTCTACCTCTACAAGCGCGGCAGCTTCTACCCCTTCGCCCCGCTGCCGGGAGAGCGGGAGAAGCGGGACAACCAACTGGAGCTGGAGGTCCGCGCCGCGCTCGGCGCGGACCTGCGCGTGGAGGAGGACCTGAGCCGGTGGTTCCCGGTGTGGGGGGCGCCGGGGCTGTGA
- a CDS encoding alkaline phosphatase D family protein, protein MTTHEDALRPPADPSHPRRRTVVKAAAVSAVLAGTLVPAARAASPLFLHGVASGDPLPDGVLLWTRVTPAPDATPGSGRGAAGEVGWEVAEDAAFAHVVAQGTVRTGPEQDHTVKADVRGLRPATTYHYRFTREGAHSPAGRTRTAPAAGARVDGARFGVVSCANWEAGYYAAYRHLAARADLDAVLHLGDYVYEYASGAYPTQPVRLHSPRNETLTLADYRLRHATTKTDADVQAVHARHPFVAIWDDHEFANDAWSGGAENHTPGAEGDWAARVAAAKQAYFEWMPVRPSTAGTVYRRVGWGGLAELHMLDLRSFRSEQAKTGSGAVDDPERSITGRAQLGWLKAGLSASAAQWQLIGTSVMISPLAFGALPAELLGPLRDLLGIPAGGLAINPDQWDGYTDDRRELLAHLRAENIRDAVFLTGDIHSAWANDVPVNAATYPLSASAATEFVVTSVTSDNIDDILGVPPQSVSPVAVAALRAANRHVHWADLDSHGYGVLDVTAARAQMDYYVLSDREDPAATSSWARSFATRAGARRLERVAAPVA, encoded by the coding sequence GTGACGACTCACGAGGACGCACTCAGACCCCCCGCCGACCCTTCGCACCCCCGCCGCCGCACGGTCGTGAAGGCCGCCGCCGTCTCCGCCGTGCTCGCGGGGACGCTCGTGCCGGCCGCGCGCGCCGCCTCGCCGCTCTTCCTCCACGGTGTCGCCTCCGGCGACCCGCTCCCGGACGGCGTGTTGCTGTGGACCCGCGTGACGCCCGCTCCGGACGCGACCCCGGGCTCGGGGCGCGGGGCCGCGGGCGAGGTGGGCTGGGAGGTGGCCGAGGACGCCGCCTTCGCCCACGTCGTGGCCCAGGGCACCGTCCGGACGGGCCCCGAGCAGGACCACACCGTCAAGGCGGACGTGCGCGGACTGCGCCCGGCGACCACGTACCACTACCGCTTCACGCGCGAGGGCGCGCACTCACCCGCGGGGCGCACCCGGACCGCCCCCGCGGCGGGCGCGCGCGTCGACGGCGCCCGGTTCGGCGTCGTGAGCTGCGCGAACTGGGAGGCGGGCTACTACGCGGCCTACCGGCATCTCGCCGCACGGGCGGACCTCGACGCGGTTCTGCACCTCGGGGACTACGTCTACGAGTACGCGAGCGGCGCCTACCCGACGCAGCCGGTCCGGCTCCACAGCCCCCGCAACGAGACGCTGACACTCGCCGACTACCGGCTGCGGCACGCGACGACGAAGACCGACGCCGACGTCCAGGCGGTGCACGCGCGCCACCCCTTCGTCGCGATCTGGGACGACCACGAATTCGCCAACGACGCCTGGTCGGGCGGCGCCGAGAACCACACGCCCGGCGCGGAGGGCGACTGGGCGGCGCGGGTCGCCGCAGCGAAGCAGGCGTACTTCGAGTGGATGCCGGTCCGGCCCTCGACGGCCGGGACCGTGTACCGGCGGGTGGGCTGGGGCGGGCTCGCCGAGCTGCACATGCTCGATCTGCGCTCCTTCCGTTCCGAGCAGGCGAAGACGGGCTCGGGGGCGGTCGACGATCCGGAGCGTTCGATCACGGGGCGCGCGCAACTCGGCTGGCTCAAGGCGGGGTTGAGCGCCTCGGCGGCACAGTGGCAGCTGATCGGCACCTCCGTGATGATCTCCCCGCTCGCCTTCGGCGCGCTTCCCGCCGAACTCCTCGGTCCCCTGCGTGACTTGCTGGGCATCCCGGCGGGCGGTCTGGCGATCAACCCGGACCAGTGGGACGGCTACACCGACGACCGCCGCGAACTCCTCGCCCACCTGCGCGCGGAGAACATCCGCGACGCGGTCTTCCTGACCGGCGACATCCACAGCGCGTGGGCCAACGACGTGCCGGTCAACGCCGCCACGTACCCGCTGTCGGCGAGCGCGGCGACGGAGTTCGTCGTGACCTCGGTGACCTCCGACAACATCGACGACATCCTCGGCGTCCCGCCGCAGTCGGTGTCACCGGTGGCCGTGGCGGCGCTGCGCGCCGCGAACCGGCACGTCCACTGGGCCGATCTCGACTCGCACGGCTACGGCGTCCTCGACGTCACCGCGGCCCGCGCCCAGATGGACTACTACGTCCTCTCGGACCGGGAGGACCCGGCCGCGACGAGCAGTTGGGCCCGCTCGTTCGCGACGCGCGCGGGAGCCCGGAGGCTGGAGCGCGTGGCAGCCCCGGTCGCGTGA